The Stigmatopora argus isolate UIUO_Sarg chromosome 16, RoL_Sarg_1.0, whole genome shotgun sequence genome has a window encoding:
- the LOC144091054 gene encoding phospholipid-transporting ATPase ID-like → MGCLVSYVGQLCEPEKKQETERRFRANDRAFNLSRRYANNAIKTSKYNLLTFLPLNLFEQFTRLANCFFLFLFILQLIPQISSLAWFTTAALLILVLSITAVKDAVDDINRHKSDKQVNNREVGVLVEGELRTEKWKDVQVGDVVKLEDNHFVTADLLLLSSSEPLHVVYVQTAELDGETNLKVKQALTVTGEMGESTEALARFHGEIQCEPPNNRLDTFKGSLTLDGHRYSLDNDRVLLRGCSLRNTAWCFGLVIFCGPDTKLMRNGGKATFKRTSIDGLMNVLVLCIFLFLLCLCSVLALGHAAWESREGGPFAAFLPPEPDVDGPLSSFLCFWSYVILLNTAVPMSLFVSVEAIRLVNSFYVDWDGRMYCPESDGAARARTTALTEELGQVQFVFSDKTGTLTQNVMTFNKCSIGGKAYGEILDFSGQRIEMTENTPRADFSWNRLADPEFIFHDPGLAQSVREGNSEARAFFRSLALCHTVMAEEKAEGELRYRAQSPDEGALVTAARNLGFVFRWRTPGSMAVDELGQPLLYQLLAFLDFSNVRKRMSVIVRGPDGRLTLYCKGADSAIFPRLHSSCDALMAVTARHLNEYARDGLRTLVLAYRDLDESAFAEWRRRHHRASLAVSGRDRELDQLYEEMEKDMLLLGATAVEDKLQDGVPQTVRRLSEAAVKIWVLTGDKRETAENIGYSCDLLREQMDQIFVVSANTAEGVKGELRRARMEMCPTAAEDGVVTRARAGLLWLQKTASVRQDEADGEYGLIIEGHSLAFALGKDLEVELLRTACMCQTVICCRVTPLQKAQVVQLVKKYKQAVTLAIGDGANDVSMIKAAHIGVGVSGREGTQAVLASDFSIAHFRHLERLLLVHGRWSYLRMCKFLNYFFYKNFTFTLVHVWYAFFCGFSAQTVYDQWFVSMYNVAYTVLPVVGVALFDRDVNERWSLGYPGLYSPGPLNLYFNKKTMACCLMRSCYASLVVFLVPWAAMRDAVGDGGKDVAHYQSFALVVQTCLLLVVNIQLCLETNYWTAVNLSFMGSSLVFYFATTFAMHSDDTFSIFTSVFPFVGTARNSLSQPRVWLTIFLTCLLCALPPMAFGLASVQLWPSVNDKVRREARRRPTPGPAPRRPLAGKSGARRSSYAFSHSRGYGRLLTSPRFSWKVPLRGGSASFQPRDSPADRDRDRDRDRDRDRAEVYRAIE, encoded by the exons TCACCACGGCCGCACTGCTCATTTTGGTGCTCTCTATAACGGCGGTCAAAGACGCCGTGGATGACATC AACAGACACAAAAGCGACAAGCAAGTCAATAACCGTGAAGTCGGCGTCCTCGTCGAAGGAGA ACTCAGGACTGAAAAATGGAAGGACGTTCAGGTTGGAGATGTCGTTAAACTGGAGGATAACCACTTTGTCACG GCAGACCTCCTGTTGCTCTCCAGCAGCGAGCCTCTCCACGTGGTGTACGTCCAGACGGCAGAATTGGACGG TGAAACCAATCTGAAGGTGAAACAAGCCTTGACAGTCACCGGAGAGATGGGAGAGAGCACGGAAGCACTGGCCCGCTTCCATG GGGAAATCCAATGCGAGCCGCCCAACAATCGCCTGGATACTTTTAAAGGCTCGCTGACGCTAGACGGGCATAGGTATTCTTTGGACAACGACAGGGTGCTCTTACGCGGCTGCTCTCTGCGGAACACAGCCTGGTGCTTTGGACTGGTCATCTTTTGCG GTCCGGACACCAAGCTGATGCGGAACGGCGGCAAGGCCACCTTTAAACGGACCAGCATCGATGGCCTGATGAACGTCTTGGTGCTCTGC atttttcttttcctgCTGTGCCTGTGCTCGGTCCTGGCCCTCGGTCACGCCGCCTGGGAGAGCCGGGAGGGCGGGCCTTTCGCCGCCTTCCTCCCGCCGGAGCCCGACGTCGACGGCCCCCTCTCGTCCTTCCTCTGCTTCTGGTCCTACGTGATCCTCCTCAACACGGCGGTGCCCATGTCTCTCTTTGTCAG CGTGGAGGCCATCCGTCTGGTCAATAGTTTCTACGTGGACTGGGACGGCCGGATGTATTGCCCCGAGAGCGACGGCGCCGCCCGGGCCAGGACCACGGCCCTGACCGAGGAGCTGGGTCAGGTCCAGTTCGTCTTCAGCGACAAAACGGGCACCCTGACGCAGAACGTCATGACGTTCAACAAGTGCTCGATTGGTGGCAAAGCTTACG gggagatATTGGATTTTTCGGGACAGAGGATAGAAATGACAGAG AACACGCCGCGGGCGGACTTCTCGTGGAACCGGCTAGCCGATCCGGAGTTCATTTTCCACGACCCCGGTCTGGCCCAAAGTGTCCGCGAGGGCAACTCGGAGGCCCGGGCCTTTTTCCGTTCGTTGGCCCTCTGCCACACCGTCATGGCCGAGGAAAAGGCCGAGG GGGAGCTGCGTTACCGGGCTCAGTCCCCCGACGAGGGCGCTCTGGTCACCGCCGCCCGAAACCTGGGATTTGTGTTCCGCTGGCGCACGCCGGGGAGCATGGCGGTGGACGAGCTGGGCCAGCCGCTGCTTTATCAACTTTTGGCCTTTTTGGACTTCAGCAACGTTCGCAAGCGCATGTCCGTCATTG TGCGTGGCCCCGACGGGAGATTGACTCTGTACTGCAAAGGGGCCGACAGCGCCATTTTCCCCAGGCTCCACTCCTCCTGCGACGCCCTGATGGCCGTCACCGCCCGACACCTCAAT GAATACGCCCGCGACGGTCTCCGCACTTTGGTTTTAGCTTACAGAGACTTGGACGAGAGCGCCTTCGCCGAGTGGAGGCGGCGTCACCACCGGGCCAGCCTGGCCGTTAGCGGAAGAGACCGGGAACTGGACCAACTGTACGAGGAGATGGAGAAAGACATGCTG CTCCTGGGAGCGACGGCCGTGGAAGACAAGCTGCAGGACGGGGTCCCGCAGACCGTCCGCCGACTGTCCGAAGCGGCCGTCAAAATCTGGGTGTTGACCGGGGACAAACGAG AGACGGCGGAGAACATCGGCTATTCCTGCGACCTGCTGCGAGAGCAAATGGACCAGATCTTTGTCGTTTCGGCAAATACGGCGGAAGGAGTTAAAGGGGAGCTTCG CCGCGCGAGAATGGAAATGTGCCCGACGGCGGCGGAGGACGGCGTGGTGACCCGAGCTCGCGCCGGCCTCTTGTGGCTGCAGAAGACGGCAAGCGTCCGCCAGGATGAAGCTGACGGAGAGTACGGCCTGATCATCGAGGGACACAGCCTG GCCTTTGCCTTGGGCAAAGATTTGGAGGTGGAACTGTTGAGGACGGCGTGTATGTGTCAAACGGTGATCTGCTGTCGGGTCACCCCGCTGCAAAAGGCTCAGGTGGTTCAGCTGGTCAAGAAGTACAAGCAGGCCGTGACTCTGGCCATCGGCGACGGGGCCAATGACGTCAGCATGATCAAGG CCGCGCACATCGGCGTGGGCGTCAGCGGTCGGGAAGGGACGCAGGCCGTCCTGGCCAGCGACTTTTCCATCGCCCACTTCCGTCACCTGGAGCGCCTCCTGTTGGTGCACGGGCGCTGGTCCTACCTGCGCATGTGCAAGTTTCTCAACTATTTCTTTTACAAAAACTTCACCTTCACCCTGGTTCACGTGTGGTACGCCTTCTTCTGCGGCTTTTCGGCGCAG ACCGTGTACGACCAGTGGTTCGTCAGCATGTACAACGTGGCGTACACGGTGCTCCCCGTCGTCGGCGTGGCTCTCTTTGATCGG GACGTGAACGAGCGCTGGAGTCTGGGCTATCCCGGGCTCTATTCTCCGGGGCCCTTGAACCTTTACTTCAATAAGAAGACCATGGCGTGCTGCCTGATGCGCAGTTGCTACGCTTCCCTCGTCGTCTTCTTGGTGCCTTGGGCGGCCATGCGGGACGCCGTGGGAGATGGGGGCAAAGATGTTGCCCATTACCAGTCCTTTGCTCTGGTGGTGCAGACTTGTCTCCTCCTCGTAGTCAACATCCAG CTCTGCCTGGAGACAAATTACTGGACAGCTGTCAACCTGTCCTTCATGGGCAGCAGCCTGGTCTTCTACTTTGCCACCACGTTCGCCATGCATAGCGACGACACCTTTTCCATCTTCACCTCCGTATTTCCCTTCGTCG GTACGGCCAGGAACTCTTTGAGCCAGCCTCGTGTTTGGCTGACCATCTTCTTAACGTGCCTCCTCTGCGCGCTTCCGCCCATGGCTTTTGGTCTGGCCAGCGTCCAGCTTTGGCCCAGCGTCAATGACAAG GTGAGACGTGAGGCGCGCCGACGTCCGACGCCGGGTCCCGCCCCCCGTCGTCCGCTCGCCGGAAAGTCGGGCGCTCGCCGCTCGAGCTACGCCTTCTCTCATAGCCGGGGCTACGGTCGTCTGCTCACGTCGCCCAGATTCTCGTGGAAAGTTCCTCTCCGGGGCGGGAGCGCCTCCTTCCAGCCCAGGGACTCTCCCGCGGACCGGGACCGGGACCGGGATCGGGACCGGGATCGGGACCGGGCGGAGGTCTACCGCGCAATAGAATAA